Part of the Haloarchaeobius litoreus genome is shown below.
GCACCGGCAGCTCGACGTGTTTCGTTACGCGCGATGTGAGGTCCGCGTCGTCCGGTTCGACCCGGCTCTCCTTCGGTCGGAGCAGCACGTCGTCGAACGTCAGTGCCTCCGGAACGTCGAGTTTGCCCGAGAACTGGCCGCTGCGTGGAGCGTCTTTCGCCATATAAACGGTCCGCACGATTCGCACAAAAACGTTCCGAGACGGTCGCTCCGTGGCGCGTGGTCGCACACCCGCCCGCCCCAGCGTGGTTCGACCATCCGGACACGACCGGCTCGTGAATGAACACCACACGGTGTCCTCCCCCGGTGAGCGAAACATCGTAGCTATATTCGCCCATCCACCGAAGATAGTTCGGGTATGGCTGCACTTGACACAGAATTCTTATTACCGTCACGCCCAGAGTGTCGTGCATGACCGCCGTCACGACGGACGGAGCACGCAACGGTGCCGAGCACAGCGACCACACCGGGTGCTCGTTTCCGTTCTTCCTCGTGGCAGCGACACGGCCCCTCGCAACCACGAAAGTCTGGTCCGGTGCCGACGCAGCACGCCACGATGACGTCGCTGCTACAGCCACGACGGACACCGGGCCGGCCACCACGACGAGGGTTACCGCGGCATGAGCCCGGCCACCCACCCCATCGCCGCCCGTCTCGAGGCTCTCGTCGGCGGCGACGCGAAGCTCCTCGCTACCGTCATGGGCCTCCCGCTCGTCGACGGCATCTTCCCTGCGCTCGTCCTCGCCGGCGCACTGGACGGCCCGCTGAACGTCCTCCAGGTCGGCCTGCTCGTCTTCGGCGGCAGCGCGACCGTCGCCGTCGTCCTCGCCGAGATGGACGGCACCCGACGCGAGACTGTGACGACCGTCGCTGCCGTCGGCATCGGCATCGTCGCCCTCGCAACCGTCGAGGCCGCCCTCGCACCCACCATCGAGAGCGTCCTCGACATCGCCACGTTCGAGCGCGCCGCCGCACTGGTCGTGCTCGCCGTCGCCGCCAAGACCGCGTCCGCTCGGGTCGGAGAGTACCTCCCCCGCCCCGCGGTCGTCGTCGGCCTCGGCCTCCTCGTGAGCCTCGACCTCTCCGACCCCCGGTTCGAGGTCGTCCTCGAACCGGAACTCGTCGCCGCCGCTGCCGCTGCCGCCGCCGTCGGTGCTGGTTTCGCGCTCGCCGTCGCCGTCGCCGGCCCCCACCTGCGTCGCCGCATGGACGTCGACCGCTTCCGCTTCGGCAGCGCGGTCGCCCTCGGCCTCCTCGCACTCTCCATCCTTGGGCTGCAGGTCGGCTCGGCCCCCCTCGCCGTCGTCGGCGTCGCCGCACTGTTCGCGCTCGAACCCGGCTGCGCCGACGACTGCCCGGACGAGCCCACCCGCGACTCGACCGCCCACGCCGAAGCCGCCGACTGACCGGAGCGCTTACGGCCGTTCGCCCACCCCTTTCGCTCATGCCAGACAACCGCGTCGTCCAGGGCCGGATGGTCACCCCGAAGAAACTCGCCGAGCTCGTCGAAGGTGATTCCGTCATGGAGGCCGAACCCATCGCCGACGCCGACCGCGAGTGCCCCGACTGTGGCGGTGCCGTCCTCGAGGTCGTCTACATGCCGAGTGTCACCGAACTCGTCACCGGCTACAAGTGCCAGGACTGCGACTGGGCCGACGACGACCGCGACTGACGCACCGAATCGAAACCCCTTTAGTGAGAACCGCCAAACGAAGCACCTGCGGGGACGTGGCCAAGCCAGGCATGGCGACTGACTCCAGAGGCCACGCGCCCGGGACGAGACTCCAGACTGATATACCGAGCGACCGACTGATCATCGGCTCGCGACGACGACCCTCTGGAGTTCCGAGGCGCACACCGGAGATATCAGTCGATCGGGGGTTCAAATCCCTCCGTCCCCACTGTAATAAACCCGGAAACGGCCGTTTCAGGCCTTCTTCTCGGGTTTCGGACGTTACTATCGAACAGCGCTGAGTCCGCGCGCCAGCGGTGGTTGGCGTGAGCACTCTCGATGACTTCGCGACGGCTAGCGAGGACACCGTCGACGACGAAAACGAGGAGTGCGACTGCGATGCACTCCCCGACGGCGTGCCGTGCTTCGAGTGCTTCCTCGCGGGAGAGGCGACGTTCGATCGAGGTGGTGCCTGATGCCCCGCCAGCTCGACTTCGAAGCCGAACGCGACCGCGGCGGCGACTCCTGGGAGCGAGCCGACCCACGCGCCGCGCTCATAGAGCAGTTCGGCCGCTACGGGTATCGCGTGACCCTTCCCGGCGGCTCGGTCCATCACCTCGCCCTCGGCCACGACAGCGGCGCCTACGAAGGCCGGTGTGACTGCCGGGGCTTCGAGTACCAGGACGGTCCCTGCGCTCACCTCTGCACCGTCCGCAAGGCCGTCGATCTCGCGCTAACCGACGACCAGGACCAGCCCGTCAGTATTCAGCCCATGACCGACGAGACGATCCGCGTCGACCCCGACGCGCAAGTCGACCGGGTGCGGACCGACGGAGGTGTTCGACGGTGACTACGCGGCGCTACCGACGACGGTCGGTCACGCACGCGGAAAGTGCGGGCGCGAGGGCGACTCCCTCAGCCGACCCCCCGGGGGGTCGTATTATACCCTGCAAAATCCAGCCCCGTCTGCGTATTATCGGATTGGCTCGCGTAATACAGTGCGGGTTTCACTTGCAAGGGTGGTCGCGATGACTTGCATCGTCTGTGGCGGTGCCTCGACGACCGACCATCACACCAGCTACGAGCCCGAGCGAACGGTCCGGGTCTGTCGGCCGTGCCACTACCGTATCCACAACGAGCCCGGCTTTCGTGACGATCTCGAGCCCGACGAGAGCCGACCTGACAGCTACGAGACCGCCGAGAAGGCGACTATCTCCGCCCGCATCCCCGAGGGCCTGAACGCTCTCGTCGACGGCATCGCCGGCGACCGCGGTATCTCGAAGACCAACGCCGTCATCGAGGCGCTCGACGAGTGGGGGACCGACCAGTCCGACGGTTCGCCCGGCAACGGCGACTACCCGGACGACCCGCAGCTCGCCGACGCCTACCGCCTCCTGCTCGACAACCGGCAACCTGACTCGGGAACCATCAAGCCGGACGCGGCCGAGACCGTCGTCGCTGAACAGTCGAAAGTCCCGAAGCCACAGGTTCGCGCGGTTATCCTGGACCCACTCGAAGACGACGACTACCTCAGCTACCGCTGGGGAACCATCACCGTCCACGACCCCAGCGACCGCAACAGCAATCTGAGGAGCCGCGAGTCGAGCATCCGGACGCTCACCCGTAGTTCCGGCACTGGCAGGTGTCTAGGCCACCACCCGAACTCGGAGGGAACGCGCTGCCTGAAGTGCGACGCGGACCTGGATCCCGACGAGTATGGCGAGAACCGCTGTGATTGCGGCGTCACGCTCGACAAAGGTGAGGAACGCTGTCCCGGGTGCCGCTTCGTCGACGGCGAGGTGACCGCCTGATGGCCGCAAGTATCGACGGATGGCCCACTGCCGACCCTTCGGAAGCACGTGCTCGGTGTCTCGGCTGTAAGAAGATACTCGAAGGGCTCGAAGAAATCGTGACCCACGGGTGCCCCGACGGGGAGACCTACCTCCCGCCAGAGTAACCCGCTACTCGTCAGCTGCTTCTTCTCGCTCGTCGTCGACGGCCTGTTCGGACTCGACCGGGATCTTCGAGAACACGAGCCTGCCGAACCCTCGAAGTCGCGTCATCGCGTAGTCGAAGTCCACGAGCAGGCCCGCTATGAACGCAACCAGAACCACCGGGTTGAGCTCTGGAATCATGCCGGAATCTCCCCGATTCGATTCATCGCGAGGTACGTGTTACCTGGACCGGCCTTTATCGTCGAATCGGAGGGCCCGGGGTTCGTCAGCTCCAGATAGAACGCCGTCTCTGTGGGGACCTCGAAGAGCCCGGTAATCGAACGATGGACCGTGTTGCCTGACCCACTTATCTGGGTGTTGCACTCGATCTTTCGGCTCTCCTGTGAGCAGTTGAGATGAACCGTGTATTCCGCATCGTTGTCGGCCGTGAACGCGATCTGGCCGGTGACCCGATACAGCCCGGTCGTTTCCACACCGATTTCGTAGTTGCGGTAGAGGTAGCTCAATCCGACGTGAGCCTCCGCGGAATTGTGCCTGAAATCGGCATCCTCCCAGATAACCGCCTGTCTACGGTCTGCGAAAGCCGTCTTATCCTGCGTCGCGACGACTTCCACACACGGCTGGTTCGGGAGCGAGTTCATCGAGCGAACCATCAGGCCCACCCCTCGATGCGAACCGTCGCGGTCGTCGTCGACTGCGAGCGAACCCACAGCTTCGACGTGCTCGCCGGAATCCCCGCAACCGGCGAGTTCGCCGTCGAGTACGGCACGCCAGACGCCGCCCCCGACGGGTCCGCGAACGCGACCTCCACGTCCGCACCAGAGATCCGCAGGTCAATCTCGCTCGTGACGAACCCGAACTCCACCGGCTCCGACCACTCCTCGTCGGCCGTTACCTCCGTCGTCGCGTAGGTCGCCGTCTGGTCGCTGTACTCGTCGCTGGCCGTCTCCGTCGCTTCGATCAGGTCCTGCCCGCGCTGTTCGAGCAACAGCGCCAGCAGCAGCCTGTCGGTGTCACTCTGGACGATGTCGGCCGCCCACGAGTTCGCACCGAGCCCGTACAGCGACAGCATCTGCTCAATCTGCGAGTTCGGTCCTACGCTCACGAGTCACCACCCCGGTTCTCCAGCCGCTTCACCTTTCGAATCACACCCTCGTAGTGAGGGGCGTTCTCGCCGGTCAGCAGTTTGTGGTTCTTCCGAGAGCGCTGCTCGTTGGCCTCGACCGTCGCCTTCACCGACCGCAGGTAGCCCGCGGCCGCCACGGCAGCAGACGCCGTGACCATCGCGCACGCCGTCACGACGTACGTGAACACGAGCCCGTTCACAGGCCCGTCGCCCCCGTCTGAAGACCGCCCTCGACCTGTTCACCGACCAGTGCGGCCCGCGTGCCGGCCTCGAACCCCTCGCCAGCCGCTTCCTCCTCGTTGAGCTGGCGCAGGTCCTCGATCTGGTCGGGCGTGAAGATCTCCGACAGCGACGACCGGTCCGCCACCGCCGGCGCAGGGTCGTCGCCGAGTAACACCCACGCGAGAACGCCGGCGACGGCCAGCAGCGCGATGGTCCGGGTCACGATGCCACCTCCGCACCGGCCTGCATCGCCGGGCCGAGCGCCCAGAGCGCGACGAACGCGGCCGCACCCCAGAACAGCAGCGCGAACTGCTGGTTCTCCCCGAACGGGTCGACCGCCGCAGCGGGGTCCTGGAGGAACTCGCCAGTGCCGGGACCGGGCAGGTCGATGGTGTCACCGCCGTCAGCGTCGGGGTTGAAATTCGAGTCGTCGAACCCGGCGTTCACGCCGGTTTCGAGCGGCCCCTCCGGGTTGTACTGTTCGCCCGGCGAGAGCAACCCTTCCCCGATGTTGTCGGCGATCTCGTCGTTGTCGCCCTGTGGATCGAGGACGAGAGGGGCGAGTGGGGTGGCGATGAGGATGTTTTCGGTCGAGGTTGCGCTCCCGCCAGGGACGAGCTGCTGTCCTTCTCGGCCAGTTACTGGGTCCTGTATCTGGTCGGGAATGACGCCGGAGTCCGGGACTGCGCCGGCTACGTCGTCAGCGAGCCCGCCGAACCAGTCACCCACCGTCACCACCTCCGGCAGCGACGGCCACACCGACCATCGCGAGCGCCGCGATGAGCAGGTTGTCCACCGGGAGCGCGTCGAGCAGCTCGCCCGCCGACCCACCGGAGCCACTGGAGCCGCCACTCGTAACGGCCGCGCCTGTGCCGATGTCCTCCGTCTCGTTCGGGTTGCCGTAGGCCCGGCCGTCGGTCGCGTTCTCGACGGCCTGCTCGGTGGATTCGGCCTCTTCGACGGTCTGGTCCGACGTGACGGTCGCGACCTTCGTCGTGTCCTCGGTGGTGACGCCTTCCGTGGAGTTCGAGCCGCCCGAACCCATGCCGCTCAGCGTCTCCTGGGCACGGCCGTCCTCGTCGAGTCCGATGGTCAGGTCCGCCGAGCCGACTTCACGACCCAGCCGGCGGTTACTCGAACCCCCGGACGTGGACGACCCACCGGAGTCCGAGTCGGTCGAGCCGCTGGAGTCCCCGGACTGGAGGCTGTCGGCCTTCTCGTACCGCGTGTTCGCGGCCAGCGACACGGGTTCATCCTTCTCGTCGTCCTGCTTGTCGCGAAGCCGCGTGCCGCCGCCCTTGCCGGCCTCCGGTGCGACAATCACGGTCAGGACACCTCCATGTAGAGCGCGGTGAGCGTGCCCAGCGCGTTCACGACCACCGCGACCGCGAGCAGCTCCTCCATCGTCAGCGAGAAGCTCCCCACGCGGATGGCCTCGCGGTCGGACACCGACGAACCCTGCGTGCTCGTCGTGGTAGTGGGCTGGGTACCGGTCGCGGCGGCGTAGGCGGACCCGCTCATGCCGGCCGAGCCGGCGTTGAGACCGCCCTGCATGACTTAGCTCAGCCCCGCGATGTCGGCCTTCACCGCGTCCTTCAGGCCCCGAATCCGCTGCTCGGTACGCGCCACCGGCACCGACAGCAGGCCGTTCGGCGCGACCAGCCCGAGCGACTCGTCGCCGAACGCCGCTGGGTACGGCGCGTCGACGACGACCTCAATCTTCCACTTCCGCGGCACCGTGTCGTGGAACTTCGACCGGTTCAGGTCGAACGACAGCGGGTCCTGCGACTGGTCGCGCGTGTGAGCGATGGCGGTCGGAATCTCGAACAGCGGCTGTTCGATGGTCGCCCCGCCACCCGGTGCGACCTTCCGAAACTCGACCGACGCCGGGTCACGCGGGATGTACGTCACGACGAGCTGCTCCGTACTCCCACCGTCGGTGTAGTCGAACGAGTCGTTGGCGTAGTCCACCGAATCCGGGTAGACACGGGTGTAGCCACCGCTTCCGTCCGCCTTGTTGACGACGATGCCCTCCGTCGCCGGCGTGTCAAGCAGGTCGAACGAGAGGTTGAACGTCTCCTGACTGCCCGCGCCACTCGTCGAGAACTGCTCGAACGTCGGTACCGCGAGATCGAGCTCGCGATCCTCACGGAGCCGGACCGGCCGCGGGGCCTGGTACGTCGCGACGGTCGAGGGTTCGCCGGCGGTCCCGCCGGTGAACGTCCACCCGCCGTCGCCGGCGATGTTGCCGGGCTTCCACGCCGCGTTTTCGAGCTGCTTCTGCACGCCCGACATGGTCACTCGATGT
Proteins encoded:
- a CDS encoding SWIM zinc finger family protein, which encodes MPRQLDFEAERDRGGDSWERADPRAALIEQFGRYGYRVTLPGGSVHHLALGHDSGAYEGRCDCRGFEYQDGPCAHLCTVRKAVDLALTDDQDQPVSIQPMTDETIRVDPDAQVDRVRTDGGVRR
- a CDS encoding DUF5795 family protein — its product is MPDNRVVQGRMVTPKKLAELVEGDSVMEAEPIADADRECPDCGGAVLEVVYMPSVTELVTGYKCQDCDWADDDRD
- a CDS encoding DUF5794 domain-containing protein; translation: MSPATHPIAARLEALVGGDAKLLATVMGLPLVDGIFPALVLAGALDGPLNVLQVGLLVFGGSATVAVVLAEMDGTRRETVTTVAAVGIGIVALATVEAALAPTIESVLDIATFERAAALVVLAVAAKTASARVGEYLPRPAVVVGLGLLVSLDLSDPRFEVVLEPELVAAAAAAAAVGAGFALAVAVAGPHLRRRMDVDRFRFGSAVALGLLALSILGLQVGSAPLAVVGVAALFALEPGCADDCPDEPTRDSTAHAEAAD